ATTGTAACCACAGCCGCCCGTTATTGCCCGGGCGGTGGCGCCAGGGAAGGCTGTCGCGGGGTCAGCGTCGGGGCTCGCCGGTCTTGTCGTGCTCGATCTCGGCGAAGGCAGAATGGTTGTGAATGGACTCGAAGTTCTCGGCGGTGACGTTGTAGGCCAAGACCCGGTCTTCGTCATTCAAGCGGATGGCCACGTCGCGCACCAGGTCCTCGACAAACTTGGGGTTCTCGTAGGCCCGCTCGGTGACGTACTTCTCGTCCGGGCGCTTGAGCAGCGCGTACAACTCGCAGGAGGCCTCTTCCTCGACCAGGTCGATCAGGTCCTCCACCCACAGCAGGTCGCGGGTGCGGGCGGTGACCGTGATGTGCGAGCGCTGGTTGTGGGCCCCGTAGCGGGATATATCCTTGGAGCAGGGACAGAGGCTGGTGACCGGGACCACCACGCGGATGCCCAGTTCCGGCTCGCCTTCGTGGATCTCGCCGATGAAGGTCACCTGGTAGTCCATCAGGCTCTGTACGCCGGTGACCGGCGCGGACTTGCGCACGAACAGCGGAAAGTCCATCTCGATGTGGCCGGACTCCGCCTCGAGCCGCTCGGCCACCTCGTGCAGCATTTCGCGGAAGGACTGCACCGTGATCTCGGTGTCGTGCCCCTCGAGGATCTGCACGAAGCGGGACATGTGCGTGCCCTTGAAGTGCTGAGGCAGGTTCACATACATGTTGAAGGTTGCAACCGTATGCTGCTCCTCGCCGTCCCTGACGCCCACCCGGACCGGGTGGCGGACATCTTTAATGCCCACCTTGTTGATCGGGATGCGGCGGCTGTCCTGACGGGCCTGCACATCCTCAATGGAGCAGGTGGCGAGCTTTTCTGCCTCGGGCATGATGTTACGTCCTCGGATTCTTGACTATCCGCGTCGGTTGATAGATGCGAACGATAGTATATCGCGATTTCAATGGTCGCGGCCAATGCAGTACTCGGCGATGCCGCGCAGTACATCGGCGCGCTGATCAAGTGCGGAGAGCGACTCCAGCGCATCCTCGATCAGCCGATCGGCGGTCTCGCGGGCCTCGGCCATGCCAATCAGCGCCGGGTAGGTGGCCTTGTCCTGGCGCTGGTCGGAGCCCTGGGATTTGCCCAGGGCCTCGGTGTTGCCCTCCACGTCCAGGATGTCGTCGCGGATCTGGAAGGCCAGGCCGACGCACTTGCCGTAGTGGTCCAGTTGCTGCAATAACTCCTCGTCCACCGGGCCCGCCGCCAGTGCGCCCAACTGCACGCTCGCGCGGATCAGCGCGCCGGTCTTGTGGATGTGCATGTCCTCCAGCTGGGCGATGTCCAGCTGCCGGCCGGTGGCGGCGAGGTCGATGGCCTGCCCGCCCACCATTCCGCGGGAGCCGGATGCCAGCGACAGGGCCTCGATCATCCGCAGCCGGGCCCGGCAGTTCTGGGTGCCGGTGCGGTCGTGGGCCAGTATGTGGAAGGCAAGGGTCTGCAGGGCATCACCGGCCAGGATGGCGGTGGCCTCGTCGAAGGCCTTGTGGCAGGTGGGCTGACCGCGGCGCAGGTCGTCGTCATCCATGGCCGGCAGGTCGTCGTGGATGAGCGAGTAGGCGTGGATGCACTCCACGGCACAGGCCGGCCCCTCCAACTGCGACAGCTCTGCACCCACCGCCTGCCCGGTGGCAAACACCATGATGGGGCGCATCCGCTTGCCGCCCGCCAGAGCTGAGTAGCGCATTGCCTGGTGCAGGCGGGCGGGGTGAGTCTCTGGTTCGGGCAGCCAGTAGTCGAGCGCCTGTTCCACCCGCGCGCGCCAAGTGGGGGCGACCCGCTCAAGCGCCGCGATGTTCGGGGTCTTCGAAGGCTTGCTCATGGGCGTCCGCCCCTTGGCCGATAAGGGTTTCCACTTTCTGCTCTGCGTCCTGCAAAGCCTTCTGGCAGGCGCGGGTCAACTCCACGCCGCGTTCAAACTGGCGCAGGGACTCCTCCAGCGAGAGCTCGCCGCGCTCCATGCGCTCGACCAGGCCTTCCAACTCCTTGAGCGCAGCCTCGAAATCGAAGGATTCGGTATCAGATGAACCAGAGGGGGTATCCATGGGGCTTCCTGCAGGGCTTGCGAAGCGGTGTAGCGCCGCGCCATCGCGGCCGTTGAGACGGCTAAAGCTAACCCGGCGGTCCCCGCGCGGTCAACGCGATGCTATTCGCGCCGGCCCGGTGGTGGCGTTACACTCCAGCACGCTTGTCGTTTAACAGGAGGCAACGCCCCGTCCATGAGCAACCGTTACGACGCCGCGGATATCGAGGTCCTGACCGGGCTGGAGCCGGTGCGCAAGCGCCCCGGCATGTACACCGATACCACCCGTCCCAACCACCTGGCCCAGGAGGTCATCGACAACAGTGTCGACGAGGTTATGGCCGGCCACGCCACCCGCGTGGACGTGACGCTGTTCCGGGACGGCAGCCTGCAGGTGCGGGACGACGGCCGGGGCATGCCGGTGGATGTGCACCCCGGGCAGGGGCGCCCCGGGGTGGAGGTGATTCTCGGCACCCTGCACGCGGGCGGCAAGTTCTCCGGCAAGAACTACCAGTATTCCGGTGGCCTCCACGGGGTCGGTGTCTCGGTGGTCAATGCGCTC
The genomic region above belongs to Alkalispirillum mobile and contains:
- the folE2 gene encoding GTP cyclohydrolase FolE2, with amino-acid sequence MPEAEKLATCSIEDVQARQDSRRIPINKVGIKDVRHPVRVGVRDGEEQHTVATFNMYVNLPQHFKGTHMSRFVQILEGHDTEITVQSFREMLHEVAERLEAESGHIEMDFPLFVRKSAPVTGVQSLMDYQVTFIGEIHEGEPELGIRVVVPVTSLCPCSKDISRYGAHNQRSHITVTARTRDLLWVEDLIDLVEEEASCELYALLKRPDEKYVTERAYENPKFVEDLVRDVAIRLNDEDRVLAYNVTAENFESIHNHSAFAEIEHDKTGEPRR
- a CDS encoding exodeoxyribonuclease VII small subunit, encoding MDTPSGSSDTESFDFEAALKELEGLVERMERGELSLEESLRQFERGVELTRACQKALQDAEQKVETLIGQGADAHEQAFEDPEHRGA
- the ispA gene encoding (2E,6E)-farnesyl diphosphate synthase, with the translated sequence MSKPSKTPNIAALERVAPTWRARVEQALDYWLPEPETHPARLHQAMRYSALAGGKRMRPIMVFATGQAVGAELSQLEGPACAVECIHAYSLIHDDLPAMDDDDLRRGQPTCHKAFDEATAILAGDALQTLAFHILAHDRTGTQNCRARLRMIEALSLASGSRGMVGGQAIDLAATGRQLDIAQLEDMHIHKTGALIRASVQLGALAAGPVDEELLQQLDHYGKCVGLAFQIRDDILDVEGNTEALGKSQGSDQRQDKATYPALIGMAEARETADRLIEDALESLSALDQRADVLRGIAEYCIGRDH